One Cucumis sativus cultivar 9930 chromosome 1, Cucumber_9930_V3, whole genome shotgun sequence DNA segment encodes these proteins:
- the LOC101213955 gene encoding transcription factor PRE3 produces the protein MSGRSRSRQSSSVRISDEQITDLVHKLQQLLPEIRNRHSDKVSAAKVLQETCNYIRSLHREVDDLSERLSELLATSDTAQAAIIRSLLTQ, from the exons atgtCTGGTAGATCTCGTTCAAGACAATCAAGTAGTGTAAGAATCAGTGACGAGCAAATCACTGATCTTGTTCACAAATTGCAGCAACTCCTGCCTGAGATTCGTAATCGTCACTCAGACAAG GTTTCAGCAGCAAAGGTCTTGCAAGAGACATGCAATTACATTAGAAGCTTACATAGAGAAGTGGATGATCTGAGTGAAAGACTGTCGGAGTTGTTGGCCACATCGGACACAGCTCAAGCCGCCATTATTAGAAGCTTGCTCACTCAGTGA
- the LOC101217869 gene encoding uncharacterized protein LOC101217869 — protein sequence MSTPAISGLHCEVWQPQDFSEPSCSSSSSSSQFQPPEFFIDFYVSSYATHGDEVISTLRYKNFRQRCDVLTQDSFSWSAISSMLSETNVPYHLQPFFIHQISTRARGIATEPINALSRTIPMVVELILPEDAMEDSGYGSEPHMGIGSGRASRASIQEMERIEIDGVLSDCVICLDEIGSIGCEIDVVQMPCLHVYHLNCIHKWLELSNRCPLCRFQMPLEEE from the coding sequence ATGTCCACCCCCGCCATCTCCGGCCTCCACTGCGAGGTCTGGCAGCCCCAAGACTTCTCCGAACCTTCCtgttcgtcttcttcttcttcttctcaatttcAACCCCCTGAATTCTTCATCGATTTCTACGTTTCCTCTTACGCAACTCATGGCGACGAAGTCATCAGCACACTCCGTTACAAGAATTTCCGGCAAAGATGTGACGTTCTAACTCAAGATTCTTTCTCTTGGTCTGCAATTTCCTCTATGCTTTCAGAAACCAATGTCCCTTATCATCTTCAACCTTTTTTCATTCACCAAATTTCTACTAGAGCTCGTGGAATCGCAACCGAACCCATTAACGCTCTCTCCCGAACCATTCCGATGGTCGTCGAGCTGATACTCCCCGAAGACGCCATGGAAGATTCCGGTTATGGGTCCGAACCCCACATGGGAATTGGGTCGGGTCGGGCCAGTAGGGCTTCGATTCAGGAAATGGAGAGAATTGAAATTGATGGGGTTTTGAGTGATTGTGTGATCTGTTTGGATGAGATTGGTTCAATTGGGTGTGAAATTGATGTTGTTCAAATGCCTTGTTTACATGTTTATCATCTAAATTGTATTCATAAATGGCTGGAACTCAGTAATCGTTGCCCATTGTGTCGGTTTCAGATGCCattggaagaagaatga
- the LOC101217629 gene encoding probable serine/threonine-protein kinase PBL3 isoform X3 — MVVAVKKLKPEGFQGHKEWLSEVNYLGQLHHPNLVKLIGFCLDGDSRLLVYEYMSKGSLENHLFRRGARPLSWAIRIKVAIGAARGLTFLHDSEEPVIYRDFKASNILLDSEFNAKLSDFGLAKAGPTGDRTHVSTQVMGTQGYAAPEYIATGRLTAKCDVYSFGVVLLELLSGRRAVDKTKVGVEQNLVEWARPYLADKRKLFRIMDIKLEGQYPQKAAYMTTVLALQCIREAKFRPQMSEVLYALEQLPLVKHVDTQRANSPGPKSPLRHKYPSPLNSMTPKPSSPLPSK; from the exons ATGGTTGTTGCAGTGAAGAAGCTTAAGCCCGAAGGTTTTCAAGGACACAAGGAATGGCTG TCTGAAGTAAATTACCTTGGTCAGCTTCATCATCCTAATCTGGTTAAACTAATTGGGTTCTGCCTTGATGGGGATAGCCGACTTTTGGTCTACGAGTATATGTCCAAAGGCAGCCTTGAAAATCATCTTTTTAGAA GGGGTGCGCGACCACTTTCTTGGGCAATAAGGATCAAAGTTGCTATAGGTGCTGCTAGAGGACTTACCTTTCTGCATGACTCCGAAGAACCAGTTATCTATCGTGATTTTAAGGCATCGAACATCCTTTTAGATTCT GAATTCAATGCAAAACTTTCAGATTTTGGTTTGGCAAAGGCAGGCCCAACAGGTGATCGGACTCATGTGTCCACTCAAGTTATGGGTACTCAAGGCTATGCTGCTCCAGAATATATTGCCACCG GTAGGTTAACGGCTAAGTGCGATGTGTATAGCTTTGGAGTTGTGCTGCTGGAGCTCCTCTCGGGACGTCGTGCTGTTGATAAAACTAAAGTAGGCGTTGAACAGAATCTTGTGGAATGGGCAAGACCTTACTTGGCTGATAAGCGCAAGTTATTTCGGATAATGGACATTAAGTTAGAGGGCCAATACCCTCAAAAAGCTGCTTACATGACTACAGTCCTTGCATTGCAGTGCATTCGAGAGGCAAAATTCCGACCACAGATGTCTGAAGTTTTATACGCTCTCGAACAGCTCCCCCTGGTTAAGCATGTTGATACCCAAAGAGCAAACAGTCCAGGACCAAAGTCCCCGCTAAGACATAAGTACCCTTCACCTTTAAATTCAATGACACCAAAACCGAGTTCGCCACTACCATCCAAATGA
- the LOC101217629 gene encoding probable serine/threonine-protein kinase PBL3 isoform X1: MGNCLEKARSKVDNSLNSLPNSEDPKTHDRKGHSSASLRSPSLGGNTPSRGLQVHRTEGEILLSPNLKAFTYSELKNATKNFRPDSLIGEGGFGHVYKGWIDEHTLEAVRPGAGMVVAVKKLKPEGFQGHKEWLSEVNYLGQLHHPNLVKLIGFCLDGDSRLLVYEYMSKGSLENHLFRRGARPLSWAIRIKVAIGAARGLTFLHDSEEPVIYRDFKASNILLDSEFNAKLSDFGLAKAGPTGDRTHVSTQVMGTQGYAAPEYIATGRLTAKCDVYSFGVVLLELLSGRRAVDKTKVGVEQNLVEWARPYLADKRKLFRIMDIKLEGQYPQKAAYMTTVLALQCIREAKFRPQMSEVLYALEQLPLVKHVDTQRANSPGPKSPLRHKYPSPLNSMTPKPSSPLPSK; encoded by the exons ATGGGTAATTGCCTCGAAAAAGCTCGTTCTAAGGTCGATAACTCTCTCAACTCCCTCCCTAATTCAG AAGATCCAAAAACTCATGATAGGAAAGGTCATTCATCTGCTTCTTTGAGATCTCCATCACTTGGGGGGAATACACCATCTAGAGGTCTTCAAGTTCATAGAACTGAAGGTGAAATATTGTTGTCTCCAAATCTGAAAGCCTTCACATACAGTGAGCTTAAGAATGCTACTAAAAACTTCCGCCCTGACAGTCTAATTGGAGAAGGAGGTTTTGGTCATGTTTACAAAGGATGGATTGATGAACATACACTTGAAGCTGTGAGGCCTGGAGCTGGAATGGTTGTTGCAGTGAAGAAGCTTAAGCCCGAAGGTTTTCAAGGACACAAGGAATGGCTG TCTGAAGTAAATTACCTTGGTCAGCTTCATCATCCTAATCTGGTTAAACTAATTGGGTTCTGCCTTGATGGGGATAGCCGACTTTTGGTCTACGAGTATATGTCCAAAGGCAGCCTTGAAAATCATCTTTTTAGAA GGGGTGCGCGACCACTTTCTTGGGCAATAAGGATCAAAGTTGCTATAGGTGCTGCTAGAGGACTTACCTTTCTGCATGACTCCGAAGAACCAGTTATCTATCGTGATTTTAAGGCATCGAACATCCTTTTAGATTCT GAATTCAATGCAAAACTTTCAGATTTTGGTTTGGCAAAGGCAGGCCCAACAGGTGATCGGACTCATGTGTCCACTCAAGTTATGGGTACTCAAGGCTATGCTGCTCCAGAATATATTGCCACCG GTAGGTTAACGGCTAAGTGCGATGTGTATAGCTTTGGAGTTGTGCTGCTGGAGCTCCTCTCGGGACGTCGTGCTGTTGATAAAACTAAAGTAGGCGTTGAACAGAATCTTGTGGAATGGGCAAGACCTTACTTGGCTGATAAGCGCAAGTTATTTCGGATAATGGACATTAAGTTAGAGGGCCAATACCCTCAAAAAGCTGCTTACATGACTACAGTCCTTGCATTGCAGTGCATTCGAGAGGCAAAATTCCGACCACAGATGTCTGAAGTTTTATACGCTCTCGAACAGCTCCCCCTGGTTAAGCATGTTGATACCCAAAGAGCAAACAGTCCAGGACCAAAGTCCCCGCTAAGACATAAGTACCCTTCACCTTTAAATTCAATGACACCAAAACCGAGTTCGCCACTACCATCCAAATGA
- the LOC101218105 gene encoding ABC transporter A family member 7-like isoform X1, whose product MQTSGFKRLGDTPTRATTFWTQANGLLRKNLTFQKRNLRTNSRLILFPFILCSLLGVIQTIVDRTLDDPFIRCGCACVDTNGDGKCEKVCGVEYSSSLQASSCPIPSPPQWAPILQMPAPDFRAVRTDFSPYTDLPNESCRESMSCPVTMLFTGKNRSLGNILAGNMVPSSLFWNSSDALNAVSLNVMGSETKPGTENYIDFAFFSNLPLYYVQRQCATGSTLSIPLSLYSLESKQKVACVQGLQLWRNSASQVNDEIYKGYVNGNPKGKINEILSGFDFLNSDRNNFNVTIWYNSSYNGGSGLSVLLRVPRSVNLASNGYLKFKLGARIEMPFQFVKEMPKHETKMKSDFSSQLGALFFTWVILQPFPVILTSLVTEKQQKLRIMMKMHGLGDGPYWAISYAYFLAIYSLYMFFFVLFGSVVGLKFFTMNDYSIQLVFYLLFINLQVSIAFLMASTFSDVKTAEVSAYICVFGTGLLGGFLFQFFLEDPSFPHGWIILMELYPGFLLYRGLYEFAFYSTSGNQVGTSGMRWGDFIDSTNGMREVFVIMFFEWIVVLLVGYYIDQAISSGSWKHPLFFLQRHDKKPAPQNLVPERQGSKVVVQIDKPDVRAEREKVEQLIKDRHPSHGIICDHIKKVYPGRDGNPEKFAVKGLSLAIDRGECFGMLGPNGAGKTSFISMMIGLTKPTAGTAFVEGLDIRTEMNGVYASMGVCPQHDLLWETLTGREHLLFYGRLKNLEGSALVQAVEESLKDVNLFKGGVADKQAGMYSGGMKRRLSVAISLIGYPKVVYMDEPSTGLDPASRKTLWNAVKRAKKDRAIILTTHSMEEAEVLCDRIGIFVDGCLQCVGHPKELKARYGGVYVFTMTTSSDHEGYVEDMVKRLASGAKKIYHLSGTQKFELPKHDVRIAEVFLAVEEAKSRFTVLAWGLSDTTLEDVFIKVANSAKSSHTLS is encoded by the exons AAACGAAATTTGAGGACAAATTCTCGTCTGATTTTATTCCCATTCATCCTCTGTTCATTGCTCGGTGTAATTCAGACAATAGTCGATAGAACCTTGGATGACCCGTTTATCAGATGTGGTTGTGCTTGTGTTGATACGAATGGAGACGGTAAATGTGAGAAAGTTTGTGGGGTAGAGTACTCAAGTTCGTTACAAGCATCATCCTGCCCCATTCCAAGTCCTCCACAATGGGCTCCTATATTGCAAATGCCTGCTCCTGATTTCCGGGCTGTGAGAACAGATTTTTCTCCATACACAGACTTGCCAAATGAATCATGCAGGGAGTCAATGTCATGTCCTGTTACTATGCTTTTCACTGGAAAGAATCGCTCTCTTGGAAATA TTCTGGCTGGAAATATGGTCCCAAGTTCTTTGTTTTGGAATTCTTCTGATGCTCTGAATGCTGTATCTCTTAACGTTATG GGATCAGAAACGAAGCCTGGTAcagaaaattatattgatttcgctttcttttcaaatcttccTTTATATTATGTGCAACGTCAGTGTGCGACAGGCTCGACATTGTCAATTCCTCTTTCACTATACTCTCttgaaagcaaacaaaaag TTGCATGTGTTCAAGGCCTACAATTGTGGCGCAATAGTGCTTCACAGGTGAATGATGAGATATACAAAGGTTACGTAAACGGGAATCCCAAGGGGAAAATCAATGAGATTCTTTCag GCTTTGATTTCTTAAATTCGGATAGGAACAACTTTAATGTGACTATATGGTATAATTCATCTTATAATGGTGGCTCTGGCTTGAGCGTTCTGTTGCGGGTGCCACGCTCGGTTAATCTG GCATCCAATGGCTATCTTAAGTTTAAGTTAGGAGCACGCATAGAGATGCCCTTTCAGTTTGTCAAAGAAATGCCGAAACATGAGACAAAGATGAAGTCGGATTTTTCTTCTCAACTTGGTGCACTATTTTTTACGTGGGTCATCCTCCAGCCTTTTCCA GTTATCTTGACATCGTTGGTAACTGAGAAGCAACAGAAACTGAGAATCATGATGAAAATGCATGGGCTTGGTGATGGGCCTTATTGGGCGATTTCATATGCTTATTTTCTCGCAATTTATTCAttatacatgttttttttcGTGTTGTTTGGTTCAGTTGTAG GGTTAAAGTTTTTTACAATGAATGACTACAGTATCCAGTTAGTGTTTTATCtcttgtttataaatttgcaAGTCTCCATTGCCTTTCTAATGGCTAGCACGTTTTCAGATGTCAAGACAGCTGAAG TTTCGGCATATATTTGTGTCTTCGGAACAGGGCTCTTAGGTGGATTTCtcttccaattttttcttgaagatCCTTCATTCCCAC ATGGCTGGATTATATTGATGGAGTTATATCCTGGATTTTTGCTATATCGTGGGTTGTATGAGTTTGCATTTTATTCTACCAGTGGGAATCAAGTAGGGACTTCTGGGATGCGATGGGGAGATTTCATTGATAGTACCAATGGAATGAGAGAAGTCTTTGTCATTATGTTTTTTGAGTGGATAGTGGTGCTTCTAGTTGGATATTATATCGATCAAGCTATATCATCGGGAAGTTGGAAGCATCCattgtttttccttcaaaGACACGACAAAAAACCTGCACCTCAGAATCTTGTTCCGGAGAGGCAAGGATCAAAAGTTGTGGTTCAGATTGATAAACCTGATGTCAGAGCAGAG AGGGAGAAGGTCGAACAGTTGATAAAGGATAGACATCCAAGTCATGGCATCATATGTGACCATATCAAAAAGGTGTATCCAGGAAGGGATGGGAACCCCGAGAAGTTTGCAGTTAAAGGACTGTCTCTTGCTATAGACCGAGGAGAATGCTTTGGGATGCTAGGTCCTAATGGTGCGGGAAAAACCTCCTTTATCAGTATG ATGATTGGTCTTACAAAACCAACCGCTGGAACAGCCTTTGTTGAAGGTCTGGACATAAGGACTGAGATGAATGGCGTATATGCAAGCATGGGCGTTTGTCCACAGCACGA CCTGCTATGGGAAACCTTAACAGGAAGGGAACACCTACTCTTTTATGGCAGACTCAAGAACTTAGAAGGTTCTGCTTTAGTACAA GCAGTGGAAGAATCTCTCAAGGATGTCAACCTCTTCAAAGGAGGAGTAGCAGACAAACAAGCTGGGATGTACAGTGGAGGTATGAAGAGGAGGCTTAGTGTCGCTATATCACTAATTGGATATCCTAAA GTTGTTTATATGGATGAGCCAAGCACTGGCCTAGATCCAGCTTCAAGAAAAACTTTATGGAATGCTGTGAAGCGTGCAAAGAAAGATCGAGCAATCATCCTTACTA CACATTCTATGGAAGAGGCAGAAGTCTTATGCGATCGGATAGGAATTTTTGTAGATGGATGCCTCCAATGTGTTGGACATCCAAAAGAG CTTAAAGCCAGATATGGTGGGGTTTATGTATTTACAATGACAACATCCTCTGATCATGAGGGATATGTTGAGGACATGGTGAAGCGATTAGCCTCTGGAGCAAAGAAGATATACCATTTATCTGGAACACAAAAATTTGAGCTTCCAAAACATGATGTTCGGATAGCTGAAGTGTTTTTAGCAGTTGAAGAGGCCAAAAGCAGATTTACGGTTTTGGCTTGGGGTTTGTCTGATACCACTTTAGAAGACGTCTTTATCAAAGTTGCTAATTCAGCCAAGTCTTCACATACGCTTTCTTGA
- the LOC101217629 gene encoding probable serine/threonine-protein kinase PBL3 isoform X2 has protein sequence MGNCLEKARSKVDNSLNSLPNSDPKTHDRKGHSSASLRSPSLGGNTPSRGLQVHRTEGEILLSPNLKAFTYSELKNATKNFRPDSLIGEGGFGHVYKGWIDEHTLEAVRPGAGMVVAVKKLKPEGFQGHKEWLSEVNYLGQLHHPNLVKLIGFCLDGDSRLLVYEYMSKGSLENHLFRRGARPLSWAIRIKVAIGAARGLTFLHDSEEPVIYRDFKASNILLDSEFNAKLSDFGLAKAGPTGDRTHVSTQVMGTQGYAAPEYIATGRLTAKCDVYSFGVVLLELLSGRRAVDKTKVGVEQNLVEWARPYLADKRKLFRIMDIKLEGQYPQKAAYMTTVLALQCIREAKFRPQMSEVLYALEQLPLVKHVDTQRANSPGPKSPLRHKYPSPLNSMTPKPSSPLPSK, from the exons ATGGGTAATTGCCTCGAAAAAGCTCGTTCTAAGGTCGATAACTCTCTCAACTCCCTCCCTAATTCAG ATCCAAAAACTCATGATAGGAAAGGTCATTCATCTGCTTCTTTGAGATCTCCATCACTTGGGGGGAATACACCATCTAGAGGTCTTCAAGTTCATAGAACTGAAGGTGAAATATTGTTGTCTCCAAATCTGAAAGCCTTCACATACAGTGAGCTTAAGAATGCTACTAAAAACTTCCGCCCTGACAGTCTAATTGGAGAAGGAGGTTTTGGTCATGTTTACAAAGGATGGATTGATGAACATACACTTGAAGCTGTGAGGCCTGGAGCTGGAATGGTTGTTGCAGTGAAGAAGCTTAAGCCCGAAGGTTTTCAAGGACACAAGGAATGGCTG TCTGAAGTAAATTACCTTGGTCAGCTTCATCATCCTAATCTGGTTAAACTAATTGGGTTCTGCCTTGATGGGGATAGCCGACTTTTGGTCTACGAGTATATGTCCAAAGGCAGCCTTGAAAATCATCTTTTTAGAA GGGGTGCGCGACCACTTTCTTGGGCAATAAGGATCAAAGTTGCTATAGGTGCTGCTAGAGGACTTACCTTTCTGCATGACTCCGAAGAACCAGTTATCTATCGTGATTTTAAGGCATCGAACATCCTTTTAGATTCT GAATTCAATGCAAAACTTTCAGATTTTGGTTTGGCAAAGGCAGGCCCAACAGGTGATCGGACTCATGTGTCCACTCAAGTTATGGGTACTCAAGGCTATGCTGCTCCAGAATATATTGCCACCG GTAGGTTAACGGCTAAGTGCGATGTGTATAGCTTTGGAGTTGTGCTGCTGGAGCTCCTCTCGGGACGTCGTGCTGTTGATAAAACTAAAGTAGGCGTTGAACAGAATCTTGTGGAATGGGCAAGACCTTACTTGGCTGATAAGCGCAAGTTATTTCGGATAATGGACATTAAGTTAGAGGGCCAATACCCTCAAAAAGCTGCTTACATGACTACAGTCCTTGCATTGCAGTGCATTCGAGAGGCAAAATTCCGACCACAGATGTCTGAAGTTTTATACGCTCTCGAACAGCTCCCCCTGGTTAAGCATGTTGATACCCAAAGAGCAAACAGTCCAGGACCAAAGTCCCCGCTAAGACATAAGTACCCTTCACCTTTAAATTCAATGACACCAAAACCGAGTTCGCCACTACCATCCAAATGA
- the LOC101218105 gene encoding ABC transporter A family member 7-like isoform X2 — protein sequence MPAPDFRAVRTDFSPYTDLPNESCRESMSCPVTMLFTGKNRSLGNILAGNMVPSSLFWNSSDALNAVSLNVMGSETKPGTENYIDFAFFSNLPLYYVQRQCATGSTLSIPLSLYSLESKQKVACVQGLQLWRNSASQVNDEIYKGYVNGNPKGKINEILSGFDFLNSDRNNFNVTIWYNSSYNGGSGLSVLLRVPRSVNLASNGYLKFKLGARIEMPFQFVKEMPKHETKMKSDFSSQLGALFFTWVILQPFPVILTSLVTEKQQKLRIMMKMHGLGDGPYWAISYAYFLAIYSLYMFFFVLFGSVVGLKFFTMNDYSIQLVFYLLFINLQVSIAFLMASTFSDVKTAEVSAYICVFGTGLLGGFLFQFFLEDPSFPHGWIILMELYPGFLLYRGLYEFAFYSTSGNQVGTSGMRWGDFIDSTNGMREVFVIMFFEWIVVLLVGYYIDQAISSGSWKHPLFFLQRHDKKPAPQNLVPERQGSKVVVQIDKPDVRAEREKVEQLIKDRHPSHGIICDHIKKVYPGRDGNPEKFAVKGLSLAIDRGECFGMLGPNGAGKTSFISMMIGLTKPTAGTAFVEGLDIRTEMNGVYASMGVCPQHDLLWETLTGREHLLFYGRLKNLEGSALVQAVEESLKDVNLFKGGVADKQAGMYSGGMKRRLSVAISLIGYPKVVYMDEPSTGLDPASRKTLWNAVKRAKKDRAIILTTHSMEEAEVLCDRIGIFVDGCLQCVGHPKELKARYGGVYVFTMTTSSDHEGYVEDMVKRLASGAKKIYHLSGTQKFELPKHDVRIAEVFLAVEEAKSRFTVLAWGLSDTTLEDVFIKVANSAKSSHTLS from the exons ATGCCTGCTCCTGATTTCCGGGCTGTGAGAACAGATTTTTCTCCATACACAGACTTGCCAAATGAATCATGCAGGGAGTCAATGTCATGTCCTGTTACTATGCTTTTCACTGGAAAGAATCGCTCTCTTGGAAATA TTCTGGCTGGAAATATGGTCCCAAGTTCTTTGTTTTGGAATTCTTCTGATGCTCTGAATGCTGTATCTCTTAACGTTATG GGATCAGAAACGAAGCCTGGTAcagaaaattatattgatttcgctttcttttcaaatcttccTTTATATTATGTGCAACGTCAGTGTGCGACAGGCTCGACATTGTCAATTCCTCTTTCACTATACTCTCttgaaagcaaacaaaaag TTGCATGTGTTCAAGGCCTACAATTGTGGCGCAATAGTGCTTCACAGGTGAATGATGAGATATACAAAGGTTACGTAAACGGGAATCCCAAGGGGAAAATCAATGAGATTCTTTCag GCTTTGATTTCTTAAATTCGGATAGGAACAACTTTAATGTGACTATATGGTATAATTCATCTTATAATGGTGGCTCTGGCTTGAGCGTTCTGTTGCGGGTGCCACGCTCGGTTAATCTG GCATCCAATGGCTATCTTAAGTTTAAGTTAGGAGCACGCATAGAGATGCCCTTTCAGTTTGTCAAAGAAATGCCGAAACATGAGACAAAGATGAAGTCGGATTTTTCTTCTCAACTTGGTGCACTATTTTTTACGTGGGTCATCCTCCAGCCTTTTCCA GTTATCTTGACATCGTTGGTAACTGAGAAGCAACAGAAACTGAGAATCATGATGAAAATGCATGGGCTTGGTGATGGGCCTTATTGGGCGATTTCATATGCTTATTTTCTCGCAATTTATTCAttatacatgttttttttcGTGTTGTTTGGTTCAGTTGTAG GGTTAAAGTTTTTTACAATGAATGACTACAGTATCCAGTTAGTGTTTTATCtcttgtttataaatttgcaAGTCTCCATTGCCTTTCTAATGGCTAGCACGTTTTCAGATGTCAAGACAGCTGAAG TTTCGGCATATATTTGTGTCTTCGGAACAGGGCTCTTAGGTGGATTTCtcttccaattttttcttgaagatCCTTCATTCCCAC ATGGCTGGATTATATTGATGGAGTTATATCCTGGATTTTTGCTATATCGTGGGTTGTATGAGTTTGCATTTTATTCTACCAGTGGGAATCAAGTAGGGACTTCTGGGATGCGATGGGGAGATTTCATTGATAGTACCAATGGAATGAGAGAAGTCTTTGTCATTATGTTTTTTGAGTGGATAGTGGTGCTTCTAGTTGGATATTATATCGATCAAGCTATATCATCGGGAAGTTGGAAGCATCCattgtttttccttcaaaGACACGACAAAAAACCTGCACCTCAGAATCTTGTTCCGGAGAGGCAAGGATCAAAAGTTGTGGTTCAGATTGATAAACCTGATGTCAGAGCAGAG AGGGAGAAGGTCGAACAGTTGATAAAGGATAGACATCCAAGTCATGGCATCATATGTGACCATATCAAAAAGGTGTATCCAGGAAGGGATGGGAACCCCGAGAAGTTTGCAGTTAAAGGACTGTCTCTTGCTATAGACCGAGGAGAATGCTTTGGGATGCTAGGTCCTAATGGTGCGGGAAAAACCTCCTTTATCAGTATG ATGATTGGTCTTACAAAACCAACCGCTGGAACAGCCTTTGTTGAAGGTCTGGACATAAGGACTGAGATGAATGGCGTATATGCAAGCATGGGCGTTTGTCCACAGCACGA CCTGCTATGGGAAACCTTAACAGGAAGGGAACACCTACTCTTTTATGGCAGACTCAAGAACTTAGAAGGTTCTGCTTTAGTACAA GCAGTGGAAGAATCTCTCAAGGATGTCAACCTCTTCAAAGGAGGAGTAGCAGACAAACAAGCTGGGATGTACAGTGGAGGTATGAAGAGGAGGCTTAGTGTCGCTATATCACTAATTGGATATCCTAAA GTTGTTTATATGGATGAGCCAAGCACTGGCCTAGATCCAGCTTCAAGAAAAACTTTATGGAATGCTGTGAAGCGTGCAAAGAAAGATCGAGCAATCATCCTTACTA CACATTCTATGGAAGAGGCAGAAGTCTTATGCGATCGGATAGGAATTTTTGTAGATGGATGCCTCCAATGTGTTGGACATCCAAAAGAG CTTAAAGCCAGATATGGTGGGGTTTATGTATTTACAATGACAACATCCTCTGATCATGAGGGATATGTTGAGGACATGGTGAAGCGATTAGCCTCTGGAGCAAAGAAGATATACCATTTATCTGGAACACAAAAATTTGAGCTTCCAAAACATGATGTTCGGATAGCTGAAGTGTTTTTAGCAGTTGAAGAGGCCAAAAGCAGATTTACGGTTTTGGCTTGGGGTTTGTCTGATACCACTTTAGAAGACGTCTTTATCAAAGTTGCTAATTCAGCCAAGTCTTCACATACGCTTTCTTGA